A region of Geobacillus sp. 46C-IIa DNA encodes the following proteins:
- the pepF gene encoding oligoendopeptidase F: MTVEENKATKSLPSRSEIPVEETWRLEDIFPTDDAWEQEFQQVKALIPKISEYKGRLRESPEVMYEALQYQDEVSMRLGKLYTYAHMRYDQDTTNAFYQGLNDRAKSLYSEASSAMAFIVPEMLDIDEAVLRSFLAQYEPLRLYEHALDEITRQRPHVLSAEEEALLAQAAEVMQATSSTFSALNNADLTFPTIRDENGDEVEVTHGRFIRFLESTDRRVRRDAFHAVYHTYEKFQNTFANTLAGTVKKDNFFARVRRYSSAREAALDANKIPESVYDNLIATIHEHLPLLHRYVRLRKNVLGLDELHMYDLYAPLVQDVKMEVTYDEAKQYMLDGLAPLGEEYVAIIKEGLENRWVDVRENRGKRSGAYSSGAYGTHPYILLNWQDNVNNLFTLVHEFGHSVHSYYTRKTQPYPYAHYSIFVAEVASTCNEALLNDHLLKTIDDEKKRLYLLNHYLEGFRGTVFRQTMFAEFEHLIHLKAQEGEALTAKTLTSLYYDLNKKYFGEDMVVDEEIGLEWARIPHFYYNYYVYQYATGFSAATALSRQILEEGEPAVKRYIDFLKAGSSDYPIEVLKKAGVDMTSAEPIRQACQVFAEKLEEMERLLGK; the protein is encoded by the coding sequence GTGACGGTGGAAGAGAACAAGGCAACGAAGTCGCTCCCGTCCCGGAGCGAAATACCTGTCGAGGAAACGTGGCGGCTCGAGGACATTTTCCCGACCGATGACGCTTGGGAACAGGAGTTTCAGCAAGTGAAGGCGCTGATCCCGAAGATCAGCGAATACAAAGGGCGGCTTCGCGAATCGCCAGAAGTGATGTATGAAGCGCTGCAATATCAAGATGAAGTGTCGATGCGCCTCGGCAAGCTGTATACATACGCCCATATGCGCTACGACCAAGACACGACGAACGCGTTTTACCAAGGGCTCAACGATCGGGCGAAAAGCTTGTACAGCGAAGCATCGAGCGCGATGGCGTTTATCGTGCCGGAAATGTTGGACATTGATGAAGCGGTGTTGCGTTCGTTTTTGGCGCAATACGAACCGCTCAGGCTGTATGAACACGCGCTAGATGAAATTACGCGCCAGCGCCCGCACGTCTTGTCAGCTGAAGAAGAAGCGCTGTTGGCACAGGCGGCTGAGGTCATGCAGGCGACATCATCCACGTTCAGTGCGTTAAACAATGCTGACTTAACGTTCCCGACGATCCGCGACGAAAACGGAGATGAGGTGGAAGTGACGCACGGCCGGTTTATCCGCTTTTTGGAAAGCACCGACCGCCGCGTTCGCCGCGATGCGTTTCATGCGGTATACCATACGTACGAGAAGTTTCAGAACACGTTTGCCAATACGCTTGCGGGCACGGTGAAGAAAGACAACTTTTTCGCCCGTGTCCGCCGCTATAGCTCAGCGCGGGAAGCGGCATTGGATGCGAACAAGATTCCGGAGAGCGTCTATGACAATTTAATTGCCACGATTCACGAGCATTTGCCGCTGTTGCACCGGTATGTCCGGCTGCGCAAAAACGTGCTTGGACTCGACGAGTTGCATATGTACGACTTATATGCCCCGCTTGTGCAAGATGTGAAAATGGAAGTGACCTACGACGAAGCGAAGCAATATATGCTTGACGGGCTGGCGCCGCTTGGCGAGGAATATGTGGCGATCATCAAGGAAGGGCTTGAGAACCGTTGGGTCGATGTGCGCGAAAATAGAGGAAAGCGAAGCGGAGCCTATTCATCAGGGGCGTACGGCACTCATCCGTACATTTTGCTGAACTGGCAAGACAACGTAAACAACTTATTTACGCTCGTACATGAGTTCGGCCACTCGGTCCATAGCTACTATACGCGCAAAACACAGCCGTATCCGTACGCCCATTATTCGATTTTTGTTGCTGAAGTGGCATCAACATGCAATGAGGCGTTGTTGAACGATCATTTGCTGAAAACGATCGACGATGAGAAAAAACGGCTATACTTGCTGAACCATTATCTTGAAGGGTTCCGCGGCACCGTCTTCCGGCAGACGATGTTTGCCGAGTTCGAGCATTTGATCCATCTGAAAGCGCAGGAGGGGGAAGCGCTGACGGCAAAGACGCTCACGTCGCTCTATTATGACTTGAACAAAAAGTATTTCGGCGAGGATATGGTGGTTGATGAAGAAATTGGCCTTGAATGGGCGCGCATCCCGCATTTTTATTACAACTATTACGTGTATCAGTACGCGACCGGCTTCAGCGCAGCGACGGCGCTCAGCAGGCAGATTTTAGAGGAAGGAGAGCCGGCGGTGAAACGGTATATCGACTTTTTAAAAGCCGGCAGCTCCGATTATCCGATCGAGGTGCTGAAAAAAGCGGGCGTCGATATGACAAGCGCCGAACCGATCCGCCAAGCGTGCCAAGTGTTTGCAGAGAAATTGGAAGAAATGGAACGCCTGCTTGGAAAATAA